One Pomacea canaliculata isolate SZHN2017 linkage group LG9, ASM307304v1, whole genome shotgun sequence DNA segment encodes these proteins:
- the LOC112571834 gene encoding FMRFamide receptor-like, giving the protein MESIGIALPWNDTNVDNPDLLAKLLAGQELGQMDRLYEHKLMYYLMGIGGVSVCCLGLVANGLSVAVLTRRSMRSSTYTYLSALAVCDTLVLVFTALLILKDTKSDSSSKSLDHIYSIIFPYVHPTAIIFQVTSIWLTLAFTVDRYIMICHPFRAESMCRRSRARRVVLGLYVGGVVFSIPKFLEYYTQKHEFVMMNSTEIVYGIEVTDIGKNEVFREIVHSWMYLICVCGLPFLTLVVLNAFLIYAVRMSRRKGKELNAREKHRNDTTVMLIGVIVLFLICQGPALVSRMIYAFKPVSHITKVDVTLNEVANFLVILNSAINIVPYYFFGRKFRKEFWLLFCACLFDKDELRRMTRSFSLSVDPQRRLSAGSNAEANGHPPLSSSQTMGVHSAPDTPLIRRGGGSPRNDMGSLDRSISISSQYLAPSPWPSATKTMSYKICITRSQSKEQTGV; this is encoded by the coding sequence ATGGAGAGCATAGGCATTGCCTTACCGTGGAACGACACCAACGTCGACAACCCGGACCTGCTGGCAAAGCTTCTGGCTGGCCAAGAGCTTGGGCAGATGGACCGCCTATACGAGCACAAGTTGATGTACTACCTGATGGGTATCGGCGGCGTCAGCGTCTGCTGCCTGGGACTGGTAGCCAATGGGCTGTCGGTGGCCGTTCTGACCCGCCGCTCAATGCGCTCATCCACATACACTTACTTATCGGCCCTGGCCGTGTGCGACACTCTGGTGCTGGTCTTCACTGCCCTTCTCATTCTTAAGGACACCAAGTCGGACAGCAGCTCCAAGAGCCTGGACCACATCTACAGCATCATCTTTCCGTACGTGCATCCGACGGCCATCATCTTCCAGGTGACGTCCATCTGGCTGACGCTTGCCTTCACCGTCGACCGCTACATCATGATCTGCCATCCGTTCCGCGCGGAGAGCATGTGCCGGCGGAGTCGCGCTCGGCGGGTGGTGCTGGGACTTTACGTGGGTGGGGTTGTGTTTAGCATCCCTAAGTTTCTTGAGTACTACACCCAGAAGCACGAGTTCGTCATGATGAACTCCACAGAAATCGTGTACGGCATCGAGGTGACGGACATTGGCAAGAACGAGGTCTTCCGCGAGATCGTGCACTCCTGGATGTACCTGATCTGCGTGTGCGGCCTGCCCTTCCTGACGCTGGTCGTGCTTAACGCCTTCCTTATCTACGCCGTGCGCATGTCCCGCCGCAAGGGGAAGGAGTTGAACGCCCGCGAGAAGCACCGCAACGACACCACGGTGATGCTCATCGGCGTCATCGTCCTCTTCCTTATCTGCCAGGGCCCGGCTCTGGTCTCGCGCATGATTTACGCCTTCAAGCCTGTCTCGCACATCACCAAGGTGGACGTCACGCTCAACGAGGTGGCCAACTTCCTCGTCATCCTCAACTCCGCCATCAACATAGTCCCTTACTACTTTTTCGGCCGCAAGTTCCGCAAGGAGTTCTGGCTGCTCTTCTGCGCATGCCTCTTCGACAAAGACGAGCTGAGGCGCATGACACGCAGCTTCAGCCTCTCCGTCGACCCGCAGCGCCGCCTGAGCGCCGGCAGCAACGCGGAGGCCAACGGCCACCCTCCGCTGTCCAGCAGCCAGACGATGGGGGTTCACAGCGCCCCTGATACGCCCCTCATCCGCCGAGGTGGCGGCAGCCCGCGCAACGACATGGGGTCACTGGACAGGAGTATATCCATATCTAGTCAGTACCTCGCTCCCAGCCCCTGGCCCAGCGCCACCAAGACCATGTCCTACAAGATCTGCATCACGCGCAGCCAGAGCAAGGAACAGACTGGGGTGTGA